A region from the Mya arenaria isolate MELC-2E11 chromosome 2, ASM2691426v1 genome encodes:
- the LOC128216599 gene encoding uncharacterized protein LOC128216599 yields the protein MLMDISEAIPYIRFLGYGAQECADVLGRDGLHLSRVGGRHCSQVIEEDVYSWSEIAYQQDVHWNEDICQPHSTEIDASSFDQCLAAAVEPVSDQNVQASKQPLYSEIVRLPAAEVPDVTSVQHNVKLPRRNVLKVDECARSARPCDHRSNKHRRARRRKFMQHRQLKVQR from the exons ATGCTAATGGACATTTCAGAGGCCATCCCATACATCAGATTCCTTGGATATGGAGCTCAg gAATGTGCTGATGTGTTGGGTCGTGATGGACTTCATCTGAGTCGTGTTGGTGGTAGACATTGTAGTCAGGTGATTGAGGAGGATGTGTATTCCTGGAGTGAAATAGCCTATCAGCAGGATGTACATTGGAATGAAGACATATGCCAACCACATTCAACAGAGATTGATGCATCAAGCTTTGACCAGtg CCTGGCAGCTGCTGTTGAACCAGTCAGTGACCAGAATGTCCAGGCCAGCAAGCAGCCTCTGTACTCGGAAATAGTCCGTTTG CCAGCAGCTGAAGTTCCAGATGTTACCTCAGTGCAGCATAATGTGAAGTTACCAAGGCGCAATGTATTGAAG GTTGATGAATGTGCTAGATCAGCCAGACCATGTGACCACAGATCAAACAAACATCGAAGGGCAAGGCGAAGAAAATTTATGCAACACAGACAGCTGAAAGTTCaaaggtaa
- the LOC128216606 gene encoding uncharacterized protein LOC128216606 — MGQHLRQHGREEECKWAQCNGFQRTSYEDLELHIIHDHFFDDRITFPSLDDWLEYLPEKRIDPETTDLRFCPKHLRSKLKLLLFDEDYLDMPTNKSYTMSDHLCTLDFEISILPFSSTSTAKFMDACTAGKEDRLQALLLDFRHSKMNRNRFLETQGKYFSSNMKEKKPF, encoded by the exons ATGGGACAACACCTTCGACAACATGGACGAGAAGAGGAATGCAAATGGGCGCAATGCAATGGATTTCAGCGAACGAGCTACGAAGACCTGGAGTTACACATTATACACGACCACTTCTTTGAT gaCAGAATCACCTTTCCTTCCCTAGATGATTGGCTGGAATATCTCCCAGAAAAAAGAATCGACCCAGAAACCACTGATTTACGCTTCTGTCCAAAACACCTG AGAAGCAAGCTGAAGTTGTTACTGTTTGATGAGGACTACCTGGACATGCCGACAAACAAATCCTACACAATGAGCGACCACCTGTGTACACTGGATTTTGAAA TATCAATTTTGCCCTTTTCTTCAACCTCAACTGCCAAGTTTATGGATGCTTGTACTGCAGGAAAGGAAGACCGTCTTCAAGCTTTGCTTTTAGATTTTAGGCACTCAAAAATGAACAGGAACAGGTTCCTCGAAACTCAAGGGAAATATTTTAGCAGCAATATGAAGGAGAAGAAACCCTTTTAA